A region from the Devosia lucknowensis genome encodes:
- the pncB gene encoding nicotinate phosphoribosyltransferase, with product MATYTDIARRVYNHTFKLDPIVRSLLDTDFYKLLMLQMIWGLYPKVEATFSLINRTTSVRLADEIDIDELRAQLDHCRTLRFSKKEMIWLAGNTFYGSKQIFQPGFLRWLENFQLPDYRIEKRDGQFVLDFPGLWVETTMWEIPALAIINELRSRAAMKHYGPFTLDVLYARAKAKMWEKVERLQKLPDLKISDFGTRRRHSFLWQRWCVEALKEGIGANMTGTSNVKLAMDNDLEALGTNAHELPMVLAALARSDQELMEAPYRVLQDWKSYYNGNLLIVLPDAFGTDAFLRDAPDWVADWTGFRPDSAPAIEGGEKIIDFWKARGRDPKEKLLIFSDGLDVDMIEEAYLHFDGKVRMSFGWGTNLTNDFEDCAPAPNPGLKPISIVAKVSEANGRPAVKLSDNPAKATGDRAEIERYIRVFGDAGRVEHAVRV from the coding sequence ATGGCTACCTATACCGATATCGCCCGGCGGGTTTACAACCACACGTTCAAGCTCGATCCCATCGTGCGCAGCCTGCTCGATACCGATTTCTACAAGCTGCTCATGCTGCAGATGATCTGGGGGCTCTATCCCAAAGTCGAGGCCACGTTCAGCCTGATCAACCGTACGACTTCGGTGCGTCTCGCCGACGAGATCGACATCGACGAATTGCGGGCTCAGCTCGACCATTGCCGCACGCTGCGCTTTTCCAAGAAGGAAATGATCTGGCTGGCCGGTAATACCTTCTACGGCTCCAAGCAGATCTTTCAGCCTGGTTTCCTGCGCTGGCTCGAGAATTTCCAGCTTCCCGACTACAGGATCGAAAAGCGCGACGGGCAATTCGTCCTCGATTTTCCCGGGCTCTGGGTCGAAACGACCATGTGGGAAATCCCAGCCCTCGCCATCATTAATGAGCTGCGCTCGCGCGCTGCGATGAAGCACTACGGCCCGTTCACGCTCGACGTGCTCTACGCCCGCGCCAAGGCCAAGATGTGGGAAAAGGTCGAGCGGCTGCAAAAGCTGCCGGACCTCAAGATTTCCGACTTCGGCACCAGGCGGCGTCATTCCTTTCTCTGGCAACGCTGGTGCGTCGAAGCGCTCAAGGAGGGCATCGGCGCCAACATGACCGGCACGTCCAACGTGAAACTGGCCATGGACAACGACCTCGAGGCGCTGGGCACCAACGCCCACGAATTGCCGATGGTGCTTGCCGCGCTGGCGCGATCCGATCAGGAGCTTATGGAGGCGCCCTATCGGGTGCTCCAGGACTGGAAGAGCTATTATAACGGCAACCTGCTGATCGTGCTGCCCGACGCCTTCGGCACGGACGCCTTCCTGCGGGATGCGCCGGACTGGGTCGCCGACTGGACCGGCTTCCGGCCCGACAGCGCCCCGGCCATCGAGGGCGGTGAGAAGATCATCGATTTCTGGAAGGCTCGCGGCCGTGACCCGAAGGAAAAGCTCCTGATCTTCTCGGACGGGCTCGACGTCGACATGATCGAGGAAGCGTACCTGCATTTCGATGGCAAGGTGCGGATGAGCTTTGGCTGGGGTACCAATCTCACCAACGACTTCGAGGATTGCGCCCCCGCGCCCAATCCCGGGCTCAAGCCCATCTCCATTGTCGCCAAGGTCAGCGAAGCCAATGGGAGGCCGGCGGTAAAGCTTTCGGACAATCCCGCCAAGGCGACAGGTGACCGAGCGGAAATCGAGCGATATATCAGGGTCTTCGGGGACGCCGGCCGCGTGGAGCACGCTGTCCGCGTCTAG
- a CDS encoding lysophospholipid acyltransferase family protein yields MIFRIVFFLVVFVPFMIVVIPLQALVLLLRLPGWSVLPRMFHRVGCIFLGLRVTVVGQPSTGRPTLLVSNHVSWTDIVAIGSVADVTFVAKREVGKWPFVGMMADLQRTIYVDRTRRSDAGRTAQAMGQRMAGNNAVLLFAEGQSDIGTHVLPFRSALIGAAQHAMIDAGAKEVVIQPLTIAYTRLQGLPVSRNERSLIAWIKSKSVKQNVVEILSGPVKDVTVAFGTPMPLNESSDRKAVSKVAEGQVRATLVALNRGGKLPVGGDSAQV; encoded by the coding sequence ATGATCTTCAGGATTGTCTTTTTCCTGGTCGTCTTCGTGCCTTTCATGATCGTCGTCATCCCGCTTCAGGCGCTGGTTCTGCTGCTGCGCCTGCCAGGCTGGAGCGTGCTGCCCCGGATGTTTCACAGGGTCGGCTGCATCTTTCTCGGGCTGCGCGTCACCGTCGTAGGCCAGCCATCGACCGGACGGCCGACGCTTCTCGTCTCCAACCACGTATCCTGGACCGACATCGTCGCCATCGGCTCTGTCGCCGACGTTACCTTCGTGGCCAAGCGCGAAGTGGGCAAATGGCCCTTTGTCGGCATGATGGCCGACCTGCAGCGCACCATCTACGTCGACCGCACCCGTCGTTCCGATGCCGGCCGCACGGCCCAGGCGATGGGCCAGCGCATGGCAGGCAACAACGCCGTCCTGCTTTTCGCCGAAGGACAGTCCGATATCGGCACCCACGTGCTGCCATTCCGCTCGGCGCTGATCGGCGCTGCCCAGCATGCCATGATCGACGCAGGCGCCAAGGAGGTGGTGATCCAGCCCCTTACCATCGCCTATACGAGGCTGCAGGGCCTGCCAGTCAGCCGCAACGAGCGCTCGCTGATCGCCTGGATCAAGTCCAAGTCGGTCAAGCAGAACGTCGTCGAGATCCTGTCCGGTCCCGTCAAGGACGTGACGGTGGCCTTCGGTACGCCGATGCCCCTCAATGAAAGCAGCGATCGAAAGGCCGTCAGCAAGGTCGCGGAGGGGCAAGTGCGGGCAACGCTGGTGGCGCTCAATCGCGGCGGCAAGCTGCCTGTCGGCGGCGACTCGGCACAAGTTTAG
- a CDS encoding Fur family transcriptional regulator produces MNRTASEPTLEEACVARGMRMTDQRRTIARVIEDSSDHPDVEELYRRASALDPRISLSTVYRTVNLFEEAGLVTKHDFKDGRARFELIPDEHHDHLIDIRSGTVIEFRNEEIEAIQEVIAKRLGYKLVDHRLELYAVPLSDKANKDVPTK; encoded by the coding sequence ATGAACAGGACAGCTTCCGAACCCACGCTGGAAGAAGCCTGCGTGGCGCGCGGCATGCGCATGACCGACCAGCGGCGCACGATCGCGCGGGTCATCGAGGATTCCTCCGATCATCCCGATGTCGAAGAGCTCTACCGTCGCGCTTCCGCACTCGATCCGCGTATCTCGCTCTCGACGGTCTATCGAACGGTCAACCTTTTCGAAGAAGCCGGACTGGTCACCAAGCATGATTTCAAGGACGGCCGCGCCCGCTTCGAGCTCATCCCCGACGAGCATCACGACCACCTGATCGACATCCGCTCCGGCACCGTCATCGAGTTTCGCAACGAGGAAATCGAGGCGATACAGGAGGTGATCGCCAAGCGCCTGGGTTACAAGCTTGTGGATCACCGGCTCGAGCTTTATGCGGTGCCGCTCAGCGACAAGGCGAACAAGGACGTGCCGACCAAATGA
- the rimI gene encoding ribosomal protein S18-alanine N-acetyltransferase encodes MMKFWMAPGGLHIEPAETGDAKDLARIHGQSFYRGWPTTDFASFLEDRNTPTYIAGDAKRRIAGFALIRTVADEAELLTIAVEPRWRGKGLGRALMDAVFADLMMSPARRMFLEVDEQNQPAIRLYQKLGFETISARKGYYARPDGTAATALVMARDLG; translated from the coding sequence ATGATGAAATTCTGGATGGCCCCGGGCGGACTTCACATCGAGCCGGCCGAAACCGGTGATGCCAAGGATCTCGCACGCATTCATGGACAAAGCTTCTATCGGGGCTGGCCGACGACCGACTTCGCGAGCTTTCTCGAGGACCGCAACACCCCGACCTATATCGCCGGCGACGCGAAGCGGCGCATAGCCGGCTTTGCGCTGATCCGCACCGTCGCCGACGAAGCCGAGCTCCTGACCATCGCCGTGGAGCCGCGCTGGCGCGGCAAGGGCCTGGGGCGTGCCTTGATGGATGCCGTCTTCGCGGACCTGATGATGTCGCCCGCCCGGCGCATGTTCCTCGAAGTCGACGAGCAGAACCAGCCTGCCATTCGGCTCTACCAGAAGCTGGGTTTCGAGACGATTTCGGCGCGCAAGGGCTACTATGCGCGGCCCGATGGCACTGCTGCCACCGCGCTTGTCATGGCCCGTGATCTTGGATAA
- the tsaB gene encoding tRNA (adenosine(37)-N6)-threonylcarbamoyltransferase complex dimerization subunit type 1 TsaB, translating into MAKDTMTQPITLAIDTAAPRLQLALLRADGTVDCLVEDIAKGHAEIFFDRLATLLARNGLGYDAIERVAVTTGPGSFTGLRIGLSAARGLGVARKVPVLGIPSLLAISLAAPQGPSVVLIDARRDEAYLELFTAPGRTQGGPRLLSMAAARAAVPTDATLIESPFVDIGAVARFASVADPRDYPPHASYVRDADAKPQDAARIPRRVS; encoded by the coding sequence ATGGCGAAGGACACCATGACCCAACCGATAACCCTTGCCATCGACACCGCCGCGCCCCGGCTGCAACTGGCGCTCCTGCGCGCCGATGGGACCGTCGATTGCCTGGTGGAGGATATCGCCAAGGGCCATGCCGAAATTTTCTTTGACCGCCTCGCCACGCTGCTGGCGCGCAACGGCCTGGGCTATGATGCGATCGAGCGCGTCGCGGTGACGACAGGTCCGGGGTCGTTCACCGGGCTGCGTATCGGACTATCGGCCGCCCGCGGCCTCGGCGTCGCGCGCAAAGTTCCGGTGCTGGGCATACCGAGCCTGTTGGCCATCTCACTGGCGGCGCCGCAAGGGCCGTCGGTCGTTCTGATCGATGCCCGCCGCGACGAAGCATACCTGGAACTTTTCACCGCACCCGGCCGCACGCAAGGTGGTCCGCGTCTCCTGTCGATGGCTGCCGCACGGGCGGCCGTTCCGACCGATGCCACACTCATCGAGTCGCCCTTCGTCGATATTGGGGCGGTTGCGCGCTTCGCGTCTGTCGCTGACCCCCGGGACTACCCACCGCACGCCAGTTATGTGCGCGATGCCGACGCCAAGCCACAGGATGCCGCGCGCATCCCGAGACGCGTTTCATGA
- the lnt gene encoding apolipoprotein N-acyltransferase, translating into MAETAMLSHGWRRFLLLLVAGAIAGLSVPPFFLFPALFLAMPIWVWALDGAERPKGWRRLFGPAFTIGFAFGLGYFVVAFHWLGAAFFVDGGWVVAAMPPAILALSALIALFWGLASAMAHLTWSHGWVRILNLAAWLAVAEFARGHLFTGFPFDLLGYSLTGTDEMMQLAAVIGVYGLTFLAPLLAMTPALVWPADDRPLTQRLAPVFLALFVIAAQLGYGWNRLSTQATERQDIAMRLVQPLVLEHADFGNVDPVALIDRLLMLSDMRMNPNDQGLADITHLVWPESSLPFFLESYPEALARTARLLPDQTTLLAGVPRRPYEMGSAATSEPPYNSVVAIDTDGEIVASYDKAHLVPFGEYLPFAGFFSQLGIKQFVPGSDGWSEGDARRRLMSLPAAPAPLVLICYEILFSGDLGDTAGAQFLLNVTNDAWFDGSIGPAQHAHHARLRAVEEGMSLIRAANTGLTFATDPLGRITAQLAPGEMAALDVRPHQRLEATVFQSVRHWPFLIAVLAGVLSGFVASRRVRRRAIH; encoded by the coding sequence ATGGCTGAAACCGCCATGCTGAGCCATGGCTGGCGCCGATTCCTGCTGCTGCTGGTGGCCGGCGCCATTGCAGGCCTTTCGGTGCCCCCATTCTTCCTGTTCCCGGCCCTGTTCCTGGCCATGCCCATCTGGGTCTGGGCGCTCGACGGGGCCGAGCGGCCCAAGGGGTGGCGACGGCTGTTCGGGCCGGCCTTCACCATCGGTTTTGCCTTCGGGCTGGGCTATTTTGTCGTCGCATTCCACTGGCTGGGAGCGGCATTTTTCGTCGATGGCGGTTGGGTAGTTGCGGCCATGCCGCCGGCAATCCTGGCGCTTTCGGCGCTGATCGCGCTGTTCTGGGGTCTGGCCAGCGCGATGGCGCATCTGACCTGGAGCCACGGCTGGGTGCGCATCCTCAACCTTGCCGCCTGGCTGGCCGTTGCCGAGTTCGCGCGCGGGCACCTGTTTACCGGTTTTCCCTTCGACCTCTTGGGCTACAGCCTGACCGGCACCGACGAGATGATGCAGTTGGCCGCGGTCATCGGCGTCTACGGCCTGACCTTTCTCGCGCCGCTCCTTGCCATGACGCCCGCGCTGGTGTGGCCGGCCGACGATCGCCCGCTGACGCAGCGCCTCGCTCCGGTCTTCCTCGCGCTTTTCGTGATCGCGGCGCAGCTGGGTTATGGCTGGAACCGGCTCTCCACCCAGGCCACCGAGCGGCAGGACATCGCCATGCGTCTGGTGCAGCCGCTGGTACTGGAACACGCCGACTTCGGCAATGTCGACCCCGTGGCGCTGATCGACCGCCTGCTGATGCTCTCGGACATGCGCATGAACCCCAATGACCAGGGGCTGGCTGACATAACCCATCTGGTCTGGCCCGAATCGAGCCTGCCATTTTTCCTCGAATCCTATCCCGAGGCATTGGCGCGCACTGCACGCCTGCTGCCGGACCAGACGACGCTGCTGGCCGGCGTGCCGCGACGGCCCTATGAAATGGGCAGCGCCGCGACCAGCGAGCCGCCCTACAATTCAGTCGTGGCCATCGATACCGATGGCGAGATCGTGGCCAGCTATGACAAGGCGCATCTTGTTCCCTTCGGCGAATACCTGCCGTTTGCCGGGTTCTTTTCGCAATTGGGCATCAAGCAGTTCGTGCCAGGGTCTGACGGCTGGTCGGAAGGCGACGCGCGGCGGCGCCTGATGAGCCTGCCGGCAGCCCCTGCCCCGCTCGTTCTCATCTGCTATGAAATCCTGTTTTCGGGAGATCTTGGCGACACCGCCGGGGCGCAATTCCTCCTCAATGTCACCAACGACGCTTGGTTCGACGGCTCCATCGGCCCCGCCCAGCATGCCCACCATGCACGGTTGCGGGCCGTCGAGGAAGGCATGAGCCTGATCCGTGCCGCCAATACCGGGCTGACCTTTGCCACCGACCCCCTGGGGCGGATCACGGCACAGCTGGCTCCGGGCGAAATGGCGGCACTCGATGTGCGGCCGCATCAGAGGCTCGAAGCCACGGTGTTCCAGAGCGTGCGGCACTGGCCCTTCCTGATCGCGGTGCTGGCAGGCGTGCTATCGGGGTTCGTCGCTTCGCGGCGGGTCCGCAGACGGGCCATCCACTAG
- a CDS encoding neutral/alkaline non-lysosomal ceramidase N-terminal domain-containing protein: MFVRFAAATLLASASLVSLSIAQETGSLEVGAARVDVSPTPEQLPALMTGIHDPLYARAIVVRSGGETAALIGVDAGSVSNELWQAVTDALETEHGISPDNVLISASHTHSAPRGDREGYAERIVQSVSDALADMQPAQMGFGTGVSHLNVNRNLIDPQTNRWWEGPNYDGVSDKTVAVVSFQTLEGEPIGVYYNYAMHAVLTGQLDMVSADYPGAASTYLEETMGDGTVAVFSSGAAGDQNPVFFNQTYELREIRIDEYASRGIDIANAMPPGGEGLVREDPKVKLLMDQQVQMSESFGQLLAEEVLHVTRNIKWWDEAPTISGAHMDATCPGRSRTDQGRAGFQGTYEDADDVSMRLGLLRLGDVYLGAVDGEVYNAIGQRFKNESPFKNTVMSTLTNGRANTGYIYSDAASGYLTFEVISSSLKPGCAESAIVNGLLDLVSQARN, encoded by the coding sequence ATGTTCGTTCGCTTTGCGGCGGCGACGCTTTTGGCGTCCGCCAGCCTCGTTTCCCTTTCCATTGCCCAGGAAACCGGTTCACTCGAAGTCGGCGCGGCGCGCGTCGATGTGTCACCGACGCCAGAACAACTGCCCGCGCTGATGACGGGCATTCACGACCCGCTTTATGCCCGCGCCATCGTTGTGCGCAGCGGTGGAGAAACAGCCGCGCTAATCGGCGTGGATGCCGGCAGCGTTTCCAACGAACTCTGGCAGGCCGTGACGGATGCCCTCGAAACGGAGCACGGAATTTCGCCCGACAATGTGCTGATTTCGGCCTCGCACACCCATTCGGCTCCGCGCGGCGATCGCGAAGGCTATGCCGAAAGGATCGTGCAGTCGGTGTCCGACGCTCTAGCCGACATGCAGCCGGCACAGATGGGTTTTGGCACGGGCGTGTCGCATCTGAACGTCAACCGCAATCTCATCGACCCGCAGACCAACCGGTGGTGGGAAGGACCAAACTATGACGGTGTCTCGGACAAGACCGTCGCAGTGGTGTCGTTCCAGACGCTCGAGGGCGAGCCCATCGGCGTCTATTACAACTACGCCATGCATGCCGTCCTTACCGGCCAGCTCGACATGGTCAGCGCAGACTATCCCGGTGCTGCGTCGACCTATCTCGAGGAGACGATGGGCGACGGCACCGTCGCGGTGTTCTCAAGTGGCGCCGCCGGGGATCAGAACCCGGTATTCTTTAATCAGACCTATGAGTTGCGCGAGATCCGCATAGACGAATATGCCAGCCGCGGCATCGACATCGCCAATGCCATGCCGCCGGGTGGGGAAGGCCTCGTTCGCGAGGACCCCAAGGTCAAGCTGCTGATGGACCAGCAGGTGCAGATGAGCGAATCCTTCGGCCAGCTGCTGGCGGAGGAAGTGCTCCACGTCACCCGCAACATCAAGTGGTGGGACGAGGCGCCGACGATCTCGGGCGCGCATATGGATGCCACCTGTCCTGGCCGTTCGCGGACGGATCAGGGTCGCGCGGGCTTTCAGGGAACTTATGAGGATGCCGACGATGTCTCCATGCGCCTCGGCCTGCTGCGTCTGGGCGACGTCTATCTCGGCGCGGTCGATGGCGAGGTCTACAATGCCATCGGCCAGCGCTTCAAAAACGAATCGCCGTTCAAGAACACGGTCATGTCCACGCTCACCAATGGCCGGGCCAATACCGGCTACATCTATAGCGACGCGGCCTCGGGTTATCTCACCTTCGAGGTGATCTCCTCTTCGCTGAAGCCCGGATGCGCCGAATCCGCGATCGTCAACGGACTGCTCGATCTGGTGAGCCAGGCGCGCAACTGA
- a CDS encoding LacI family DNA-binding transcriptional regulator, whose protein sequence is MATIIDVAKRASVSLKTVSRVINGEGHVSDATRSAVMAAIEALGYVPSNAARSMRSQRSRLIGIITGAISHAQPTGSVGLPDIFVVKGAQAELERQGIIPLIADTGSDPTRTARIFRTLLEHRVDGIIYVAEYHQKVTLPVLIADTPLVLANCFDDAGHHAIVPDDEAGERALVEGLIVRGHRRIAMLTLPASVVAQPLRLSGYRAALAGAGIAFDPALVAVATGTDREREFSQLPSALAQVLALPEPPTALCCANDKMAMRVYALLAERGISIPGGISVVGFDDYRVICEQLQPSLSSASLAYEMIGAKAAEVILKMPRNNPPQGVVDRLIGPVVWRESVRALN, encoded by the coding sequence ATGGCGACCATCATAGACGTGGCAAAACGGGCCTCCGTGTCGCTCAAGACCGTCAGCCGGGTGATCAACGGCGAGGGCCATGTCAGCGACGCCACCCGTTCGGCCGTGATGGCGGCTATCGAGGCCCTCGGTTATGTTCCCTCCAATGCGGCCCGCTCCATGCGCTCGCAGCGCAGCCGCCTCATCGGCATTATCACCGGCGCCATCAGCCACGCGCAGCCGACGGGCTCGGTCGGCCTTCCAGACATTTTCGTGGTCAAGGGGGCCCAGGCCGAGCTGGAGCGCCAGGGCATCATTCCCCTGATTGCCGATACCGGTTCGGATCCGACCAGAACAGCCAGGATCTTTCGCACCCTGCTCGAGCATCGCGTCGATGGAATCATCTATGTGGCCGAGTACCACCAGAAGGTGACGTTGCCGGTGCTGATCGCCGATACGCCGCTGGTCCTCGCCAATTGCTTCGATGACGCGGGACACCATGCCATCGTACCGGACGACGAGGCGGGTGAGCGCGCGCTGGTCGAGGGCCTGATTGTGCGCGGGCACCGGCGTATCGCCATGCTGACCCTGCCGGCAAGCGTTGTCGCCCAGCCCCTGCGGTTGAGTGGCTATCGTGCGGCGCTGGCAGGGGCGGGTATTGCGTTCGATCCAGCCCTTGTGGCCGTGGCAACAGGTACGGACCGCGAGCGTGAATTTTCTCAACTGCCGAGTGCCCTGGCTCAGGTGCTGGCGCTGCCGGAACCGCCGACCGCGCTTTGCTGCGCCAATGACAAGATGGCCATGCGCGTCTATGCCCTCCTCGCCGAGCGGGGGATCTCCATTCCCGGTGGTATCTCGGTGGTCGGCTTTGACGATTACAGGGTCATCTGCGAGCAGTTGCAGCCTTCGCTCAGCAGCGCATCGCTGGCTTACGAGATGATCGGCGCAAAGGCCGCCGAGGTGATCCTCAAGATGCCGAGAAACAATCCGCCCCAGGGCGTGGTGGACCGCCTGATCGGGCCGGTGGTGTGGCGCGAGTCCGTTCGAGCGCTGAACTAG
- a CDS encoding GFA family protein has product MSQMRDYTGQCHCGAVRFTATTDLSGLADCNCSRCRRLGWIMQSVPASQFKLHSGEDNLTLYHFNTENIDHLFCKTCGIESFARGSDGKGNEMVMVNVNCFDQPPPVDRNTIKHWDGANF; this is encoded by the coding sequence ATGAGCCAAATGCGTGACTATACGGGCCAGTGCCATTGCGGAGCCGTGCGCTTCACGGCGACCACGGATTTGTCGGGCCTCGCCGACTGCAACTGCTCGCGCTGTCGTCGTCTGGGTTGGATCATGCAGTCCGTGCCCGCGAGCCAGTTCAAACTGCATTCGGGCGAGGACAACCTGACGCTCTATCATTTCAACACCGAGAACATCGACCATCTGTTCTGCAAGACCTGCGGCATTGAATCCTTCGCGCGCGGCAGCGACGGCAAGGGCAACGAGATGGTGATGGTCAACGTCAATTGCTTCGACCAGCCACCGCCTGTCGACCGCAACACCATCAAGCACTGGGACGGTGCAAACTTCTGA
- a CDS encoding complex I NDUFA9 subunit family protein, whose protein sequence is MDRNATKLVTVFGGSGFVGNHLVQLLARKGYRIRVAVRRPDLAGEVRMFGGVGQIVPVQANLRNMESVQRAVAGSDIVINLVGIGHQSGKQTFNAVHVDGAAAVARAAKAAGASALVHMSALGVDKAADVSDYAASKFAGENAVLEAFPSAVIVRPSLMFGQGDGFFNLMGTLARIFPIMPLIGGKTLFQPVFVGDVAEAIVLAAEGAVKTGRIYELGGPDVETHKVLMERILREAGRKRPLLPVPAGLMKLGAGLLGILPFKPLITGDQVELLGVDNVVSEDARKDKRTLAAFGITPTSMNDILPTYMWRFRRHGEFDRDGDAPAYPV, encoded by the coding sequence ATGGATCGCAATGCCACCAAACTCGTCACTGTCTTCGGCGGTTCGGGATTTGTCGGCAACCACCTGGTGCAATTGCTGGCCCGCAAAGGCTACCGCATCCGGGTCGCCGTCCGCCGCCCTGATCTGGCTGGCGAGGTGCGCATGTTCGGCGGCGTCGGACAGATCGTGCCGGTGCAGGCGAACCTTCGAAACATGGAGTCGGTGCAGCGCGCTGTCGCCGGCTCGGACATCGTGATCAATCTGGTCGGCATTGGCCACCAGAGTGGCAAGCAGACCTTCAATGCCGTGCATGTGGATGGCGCAGCCGCGGTAGCCCGTGCTGCCAAGGCGGCCGGCGCCAGCGCGCTGGTTCACATGTCGGCACTCGGCGTCGACAAGGCCGCCGATGTCAGCGACTACGCTGCCTCCAAGTTCGCCGGCGAAAATGCCGTGCTCGAGGCTTTCCCCAGTGCGGTCATCGTGCGCCCGTCGCTGATGTTCGGCCAGGGCGACGGGTTCTTTAATCTCATGGGCACGCTGGCCCGCATCTTCCCGATCATGCCGCTGATCGGCGGCAAGACACTTTTTCAGCCGGTGTTTGTTGGCGACGTAGCAGAAGCGATCGTTCTGGCCGCAGAAGGCGCGGTCAAGACCGGTCGCATCTATGAACTGGGCGGACCCGACGTCGAGACCCACAAGGTGCTGATGGAGCGTATCCTGCGCGAGGCAGGCCGCAAGCGTCCGCTCCTGCCGGTTCCGGCAGGCCTCATGAAGCTTGGCGCAGGTCTGCTCGGCATCCTGCCCTTCAAGCCGCTGATCACGGGCGACCAGGTGGAATTGCTGGGCGTGGACAATGTCGTTTCCGAGGATGCACGGAAGGACAAGCGCACGCTTGCCGCTTTCGGCATTACCCCGACCAGCATGAACGACATCCTCCCCACCTATATGTGGCGCTTCCGTCGGCATGGCGAATTCGACCGCGACGGCGATGCGCCGGCCTACCCAGTCTGA
- a CDS encoding PadR family transcriptional regulator produces the protein MSYWKNGEPDWRQFERMARRGWGRMQRMADSEFGNWGGNMRVGRMLASGDLRLVALYFIEQQPRHGYDLIKAVEERSNSVYSPSPGIVYPALTYLEEAGFVTSAPDGNKKLYTITDEGRRHLEENREAVASTLDFLGRTGEQMSRFREFVKADWPFGGEPQAEDGNVPPHWGERGPGRGPRHEHEHDRPMHDAVPELEASRKVLKDAIKKARRGTEDQQRRAAEILRRAAAEVNGLGDDEVDI, from the coding sequence ATGAGCTATTGGAAGAACGGTGAGCCGGACTGGCGACAGTTTGAGCGCATGGCGCGTCGCGGCTGGGGCCGCATGCAGCGCATGGCCGACAGCGAATTCGGGAATTGGGGCGGCAACATGCGCGTCGGACGCATGCTGGCTTCGGGCGATCTGCGCCTCGTGGCGCTTTACTTCATCGAACAACAGCCGCGCCACGGCTATGATCTGATCAAGGCGGTCGAAGAGCGCTCGAACAGCGTCTATTCGCCCAGCCCCGGCATCGTTTATCCGGCCCTGACCTATCTCGAGGAAGCGGGCTTCGTGACGTCGGCGCCGGATGGCAACAAGAAGCTCTACACCATCACCGACGAGGGCCGTCGGCATCTCGAGGAAAACCGCGAGGCCGTCGCGTCCACCCTGGATTTCCTGGGCAGGACGGGCGAGCAGATGAGCCGCTTCCGCGAATTCGTGAAGGCAGACTGGCCGTTCGGCGGCGAACCGCAGGCCGAAGACGGAAACGTACCGCCCCATTGGGGTGAGCGGGGTCCCGGCCGTGGCCCACGGCACGAGCATGAGCACGACCGGCCGATGCACGACGCCGTGCCGGAGCTCGAAGCCTCGCGCAAGGTGCTCAAGGACGCGATCAAGAAGGCCCGCCGCGGCACTGAAGACCAGCAGCGACGAGCTGCCGAAATCCTTCGCCGCGCCGCCGCCGAGGTGAATGGCCTGGGCGATGACGAGGTGGATATCTAG
- a CDS encoding TetR/AcrR family transcriptional regulator has translation MSDPSSTVVAETPRRKAEAAKRPRNSAKTKASILAAARIEFADRGFEGARVDAIAERAGANKRLLYHYFGNKEDLYRAVLLDAYQEIRSGERALSLDQYDPVQAMDRLVRFTFRHFLANPWFPRLLGTENIENARFLKTLPDIKALHSPLVGQIAAIIERGAASGVFRRDVDPVQLYISVAALGFFYVSNTATLSVIFERDLSSVAMVQEREAHAVQMVLDFLRTKPGL, from the coding sequence GTGTCCGATCCCTCTTCAACCGTGGTCGCGGAAACGCCCCGGCGCAAAGCTGAGGCGGCCAAGCGCCCGCGCAATTCGGCCAAGACCAAGGCGTCGATCCTCGCCGCAGCGCGGATCGAGTTTGCCGATCGGGGATTCGAAGGCGCGCGCGTCGATGCGATTGCCGAGCGGGCCGGCGCCAACAAGCGCCTGCTCTACCACTATTTCGGCAACAAGGAGGATCTCTACCGGGCGGTGCTTCTCGATGCCTATCAGGAAATCCGCAGCGGCGAGCGGGCGCTGAGTCTTGACCAGTACGATCCCGTGCAGGCCATGGACCGGCTGGTGCGCTTCACCTTCCGGCACTTCCTGGCCAATCCCTGGTTTCCGCGCCTGCTCGGCACGGAAAATATCGAGAATGCCCGGTTCCTGAAGACGTTGCCCGATATCAAGGCGCTGCATTCCCCGCTGGTCGGGCAGATCGCCGCCATCATCGAGCGCGGCGCGGCCTCGGGTGTTTTCCGGCGCGATGTCGATCCGGTCCAGCTCTATATTTCGGTGGCGGCGCTGGGCTTTTTTTACGTTTCCAACACCGCCACACTGTCGGTGATCTTCGAGCGCGATCTGTCGAGCGTCGCCATGGTGCAGGAACGCGAAGCCCATGCCGTGCAGATGGTGCTGGATTTTCTGCGGACCAAGCCGGGCCTATAG